The following proteins are encoded in a genomic region of Parus major isolate Abel chromosome 20, Parus_major1.1, whole genome shotgun sequence:
- the LOC107213196 gene encoding sodium/potassium ATPase inhibitor SPAI-2-like: protein MKTVAALLLVGMLILWAELPTGSAWSCPPVRFTCALHNPRNQCLLDRHCPRGKKCCRSFCGKKCLSRPSSIPISYV from the exons ATGAAGACAGTGGCCGCCCTCCTCCTGGTGGGGATGCTCATcctctgggcagagctgccaacAG GCAGTGCCTGGTCCTGTCCCCCCGTCCGCTTCACCTGCGCCCTGCACAACCCGCGGAACCAGTGCCTCTTGGACCGGCACTGCCCTCGCGGCAAGAAGTGCTGCCGCTCCTTCTGTGGGAAGAAGTGCCTCTCCAGACCATCTTCCATCCCCATCTCCTACG tcTGA
- the MATN4 gene encoding matrilin-4 — MMKLLPVVPLLLLLLTTLEARPKSAALKCRTGPLDVVFVIDSSRSVRPFEFETMRRFMMDIIGNLDVGPNATRVGVIQYSSQVQNIFSLKTFFTRADMERAINSIVPLAQGTMTGLAIQYAMNVAFTTQEGARPLHKRIPRIAIIVTDGRPQDRVTEVATQARNAGIEIYAVGIQRADMNSLRAMASPPLEEHVFLVESFELIQQFAKQFQDRLCGVDMCVEREHGCQHSCVSTPGSFYCECNPGYRLNVDGKTCSPIDACADGRHGCQHHCVSVRGSYSCRCRPGYYLSQNKRSCTMIDYCSFGNHSCQHECVSIPNGHYCRCRSGFTLQPDSKSCRATDLCNGVDHGCEFKCVSTEGSYHCVCPEGQQLQADGKTCSKCGAGHVDLVMVIDGSKSVRPQNFELVKQFVNRIVDLLEVSPHGTRVGLVQYSSRVRTEFPLNKYHSADEIKKAVMDVEYMEKGTMTGLALKHMVEHSFSELEGARPLSHNIPRIGLVFTDGRSQDDISEWARRAKESGIVMFAVGVGKAVEEELRAIASEPVEQHFSYSADFTTMTHLVENFSLNICPEEGKGETEIRSPCECEALVQFQTNTVAILQSLTEKIAQMTARLEDLEKQIANKK; from the exons ATGATGAAGCTTCTGCCTGttgtccctctcctcctgcttctcctgaCAACACTGGAAGCCAGACCAAAATCTGCAG CACTGAAGTGCAGGACGGGTCCCCTGGATGTCGTGTTTGTGATCGACAGCTCCCGCAGCGTGCGCCCCTTCGAGTTCGAGACCATGCGGCGATTCATGATGGACATCATCGGCAACCTGGACGTGGGCCCCAACGCCACACGGGTGGGGGTGATCCAGTACTCCAGCCAGGTGCAAAACATCTTCTCCCTCAAGACCTTCTTCACACGGGCAGACATGGAGAGGGCCATCAACAGCATCGTCCCGCTGGCCCAGGGCACCATGACGGGGCTGGCCATCCAGTACGCCATGAACGTGGCCTTCACCACGCAGGAGGGCGCGCGCCCTCTGCACAAGAGGATCCCCCGCATCGCCATCATCGTGACGGATGGGCGGCCCCAGGACCGTGTCACCGAGGTGGCCACCCAGGCCCGGAACGCTGGCATCGAGATCTACGCCGTGGGAATCCAGCGGGCGGACATGAACTCTCTGCGGGCCATGGCCTCGCCACCGCTGGAGGAGCACGTCTTCTTGGTGGAGTCCTTTGAGCTCATCCAGCAGTTTGCCAAGCAGTTCCAGGACAGGCTTTGCG GGGTGGACATGTGCGTGGAGCGGGAGCAcggctgccagcacagctgcgTCAGCACCCCTGGCTCCTTCTACTGCGAGTGCAACCCAGGCTACAGGCTCAATGTGGATGGAAAGACCTGCTCCC CCATCGATGCGTGTGCAGATGGGAGACACGGCTGTCAGCACCACTGTGTCAGCGTGCGGGGCTCCTACTCGTGCCGCTGCCGGCCAGGATACTACCTCAGCCAGAACAAGAGGAGCTGCACCA TGATTGATTACTGCAGCTTCGGAaaccacagctgccagcacGAGTGCGTGAGCATCCCCAACGGGCACTACTGCCGCTGCCGCAGCGGCTTCACGCTCCAGCCTGACAGCAAGTCCTGCAGGG CCACCGACCTCTGCAACGGGGTGGATCACGGCTGTGAGTTCAAGTGTGTGAGCACGGAGGGCTCCTACCACTGCGTGTGCCCTGagggccagcagctccaggccgATGGCAAGACATGCAGCA agTGTGGAGCTGGGCATGTTGATCTTGTGATGGTGATCGATGGCTCCAAGAGCGTCCGGCCCCAGAACTTTGAGCTGGTGAAGCAGTTTGTGAACCGTATTGTGGACCTGCTGGAGGTGTCCCCCCACGGCACACGGGTGGGATTGGTGCAGTACTCCAGCCGCGTGCGCACCGAGTTCCCCCTCAACAAGTACCACAGCGCCGATGAGATCAAGAAGGCGGTGATGGATGTGGAGTACATGGAGAAGGGCACCATGACAGGCCTTGCCCTCAAGCACATGGTGGAGCACAGCTTCTCCGAGCTGGAAGGTGCCAGGCCTCTCTCCCACAACATCCCCAGAATTGGGCTGGTCTTCACAGATGGACGCTCCCAGGATGACATCTCTGAATGGGCCAGGAGAGCAAAGGAATCAG GGATTGTCATGTTTGCTGTGGGTGTTGGAAAAGCTGTGGAAGAAGAGCTGAGAGCCATCGCCTCCGAGCCAGTGGAGCAGCACTTCTCCTATTCAGCAGACTTCACCACCATGACCCACCTGGTGGAGAACTTCTCCCTGAATATCTGCCCAG AGGAGGGCAAAGGGGAGACGGAGATCCGCAGCCCGTGTGAGTGCGAGGCGCTGGTGCAGTTCCAGACGAACACCGTGGCCATCCTGCAGAGCCTGACCGAGAAAA TTGCTCAGATGACAGCCAGACTTGAAGACTTGGAAAAGCAGATTGCCAACAAGAAGTGA